A stretch of Arcobacter arenosus DNA encodes these proteins:
- a CDS encoding thioredoxin family protein: MKYILLLILLLNGLFASSSEFIEKMNYETIYEKALERAIKENKSIMMIASTKSCPWCRKLERQTLTRDNINNIIQKNFVPLAVDQDLKNYPKKYEVKVVPTVYFINPKDESVIKKVLGYKNKKEFSKILDEVVSK, from the coding sequence ATGAAATATATTTTATTATTAATCCTTTTATTAAATGGATTATTTGCATCATCTTCAGAGTTTATTGAGAAGATGAATTATGAAACTATTTATGAAAAAGCTTTAGAAAGGGCAATAAAAGAAAATAAGTCTATTATGATGATTGCTAGTACTAAATCTTGTCCTTGGTGCCGAAAACTAGAAAGACAGACACTTACAAGAGATAATATTAATAATATAATTCAAAAAAACTTTGTCCCTTTAGCTGTTGACCAAGACTTAAAAAATTATCCAAAAAAGTATGAAGTAAAAGTTGTGCCAACTGTATATTTTATTAATCCTAAAGATGAAAGTGTAATAAAAAAAGTTTTAGGATATAAAAATAAAAAAGAGTTTTCTAAAATCTTAGATGAGGTGGTTTCAAAATGA
- a CDS encoding YgiQ family radical SAM protein: MNNIKTKFLPTTKKEMDALGWDQCDVILISGDAYIDSPFIGVAVVGRILEQLGFKVGIIGQPDIKSDDITRLGEPKLYWGVSGGSIDSMVSNYTATKKFRNSDDYTPGGKNDKRPDRATLVYTNLIRRFYKNTVPVVLGGIEASLRRVTHYDYWTNKLRKPVLFDAKADYLIYGMGEMAIREFSLALRDGTDPRKVRGVCYISKEPVEEYIQLPSHQECLDDKEKYIDLFDHFYQNNDPINANGLCQKVDTRYAIQNPPCDYLDEKEMDEIAMYPYQRDLHPYHKPEGKVKCLETIKFSIQTHHGCWGECNFCAIGVHQGRTIRTRSEANIIQEAKDFTKMKDFKGIISDVGGPTANMYGYECGKKLKKGTCDDIRCVDFDRLCKVMKVDHSRSIKLLRDIREVPGVKKAFVASGLRYDFIPADKKHGYTYLKELVEHHISGQMKVAPEHTSDRVLKLMGKPGKQPLIEFKKMYDRLNKEAGKKQFLTYYLIAAHPGCEERDMHELKQFTTHELKMNPEQAQVFTPTPGTYSAVMYYTELDPETRKPIFVEKDTLRKEKQKNIVIDKKYYQRRKSSGASMQS, from the coding sequence ATGAATAATATAAAAACAAAATTTTTACCAACAACTAAAAAAGAGATGGATGCCTTAGGCTGGGATCAATGCGATGTTATCCTAATAAGTGGTGATGCATATATAGATTCTCCTTTTATAGGCGTTGCTGTTGTTGGGAGAATTTTAGAACAACTTGGATTTAAAGTTGGAATTATTGGGCAACCTGATATTAAAAGTGATGATATTACTAGACTTGGTGAACCAAAACTTTATTGGGGAGTTAGTGGTGGAAGTATTGATTCAATGGTATCAAACTACACTGCTACAAAAAAGTTTAGAAATTCTGATGATTATACTCCAGGTGGAAAAAATGATAAAAGACCTGATAGGGCAACATTAGTTTACACAAATCTAATTAGAAGATTTTATAAAAATACAGTTCCCGTTGTTTTAGGTGGAATTGAAGCAAGTTTAAGAAGAGTTACTCACTATGACTATTGGACAAATAAGTTAAGAAAACCAGTACTTTTTGATGCAAAAGCTGATTATTTAATATATGGTATGGGTGAAATGGCAATTAGAGAGTTCTCTTTAGCCCTTAGAGATGGAACAGATCCTAGAAAAGTTAGAGGTGTATGTTATATCTCAAAGGAGCCAGTTGAAGAGTATATCCAACTTCCATCACACCAAGAGTGTTTAGATGATAAAGAGAAATATATAGACCTTTTTGATCATTTTTATCAAAACAATGACCCTATAAATGCAAATGGTCTTTGTCAAAAAGTTGATACTAGATATGCTATTCAAAATCCTCCATGTGATTATCTTGATGAAAAAGAGATGGATGAGATTGCAATGTACCCATATCAAAGGGATTTACACCCTTACCACAAGCCAGAGGGAAAAGTAAAATGTTTAGAAACAATTAAATTTTCTATTCAAACTCATCATGGTTGTTGGGGAGAGTGTAACTTCTGTGCTATTGGAGTTCATCAAGGAAGAACAATCCGTACTAGAAGTGAAGCAAATATTATCCAAGAAGCAAAAGATTTTACAAAAATGAAAGACTTTAAAGGAATCATTTCTGATGTAGGAGGTCCTACTGCTAATATGTATGGATATGAGTGTGGTAAAAAACTTAAAAAGGGAACTTGTGATGATATAAGATGTGTAGACTTTGATAGACTTTGTAAGGTTATGAAAGTTGACCACAGTAGAAGTATTAAATTGCTTCGAGATATTAGAGAAGTACCAGGGGTTAAAAAAGCTTTCGTTGCTTCTGGATTAAGATATGATTTTATTCCAGCAGATAAAAAACATGGCTATACATATTTAAAAGAGTTAGTTGAACACCATATATCTGGACAAATGAAAGTAGCTCCTGAACATACCTCTGATAGAGTTTTAAAACTTATGGGTAAACCAGGGAAACAGCCATTAATAGAATTTAAAAAGATGTATGATAGATTAAACAAAGAAGCTGGTAAGAAACAGTTCTTGACATATTATCTAATTGCAGCACACCCAGGATGTGAAGAAAGAGATATGCATGAATTAAAACAATTTACAACCCATGAACTAAAAATGAATCCTGAACAAGCTCAAGTTTTCACACCAACTCCTGGAACATATTCTGCTGTAATGTATTATACAGAACTTGATCCAGAAACAAGAAAACCGATTTTTGTTGAAAAAGATACTTTAAGAAAAGAAAAACAAAAAAATATTGTGATAGATAAAAAATACTATCAAAGAAGAAAAAGTAGTGGCGCATCAATGCAAAGCTAA
- a CDS encoding chemotaxis protein CheW yields the protein MSKNLINYKGINVKKELYPIIKYIEDVEKYREELGTLSSSWDIYALLGQLGDINIDIGKTKENFLNLTSTLLNHLSEETIKKVTAEMNFKAQVAIDIVIRNLFERTADIGFLATDDDIRYFIKNYVSKYNDDSKGLKDKIKNRFQEYVDKYSVYFDIVLADRNGRILARLDENTSGDFIDKKFIDKVVNTSDEYVETYQSHDFLPKLNRSLVYSYKVTENNDPNSTTMGVLCLCFKFIDEMRGVFDNLIDPSNKECLVLLDENGYVIASSDRNHIPWDVKVPIVKDETYKIITFQGRDYIAKSCETKGYQGFMGLNWYGHIMIPLEYAFLSDVLNDVNYDKKVIDSMMENENHFSKDLKEVFNKSKTIQDNLSRVIWNGNIAQSKLNSSNRGFSKSLLNEIGITGTKANSSLNNLNKTIISSILKDSEFLSSLAIDIMDRNLYERANDCRWWALTSSFREMFDEPSSLAYNEKEISSILKYINDLYTVYTNLIVFDKDGKIIAVSNDNEKHLVGKVLSQNWVGDTFKLQDTQEYCVSKFEKTNLYNNESTYVYCAAIRSSKDDSIINGGIAIVFDSKPQFKAMLEDCLPTKNDGVYAFFTNRDKTIISTTSEKYEVGSRLEIEDKFFELKNGEKLSEIIERNGKYYAIGVRCSSGYREYKSSNDKYKNDVLSFVFIYIGEKKDKLIYKESSTEKFLNKNTNKKFDENSVELATFYLGNKFLAVEASNVIESVGIEQLQESIEMDKKNHFKGMVLHKERLISVLDIRDFLNEEIKDNEVDNIILFEYDKDNKGHCVGILVSSLESISVVQRSSIQNIESHFLGSGTLIKSLVDINDFGESQVAMLLDIKKIDENLTENL from the coding sequence ATGTCAAAAAATCTAATCAATTATAAAGGTATAAATGTAAAAAAAGAGCTCTATCCCATAATAAAATATATTGAAGATGTTGAAAAATATAGAGAAGAGTTAGGAACTTTAAGTTCATCTTGGGATATCTATGCACTTTTAGGACAATTAGGAGATATAAATATTGATATAGGGAAAACAAAAGAAAACTTTTTAAATCTTACTTCAACTTTATTAAACCATTTAAGTGAAGAAACAATCAAAAAAGTAACTGCTGAAATGAATTTTAAAGCACAAGTTGCAATTGATATTGTTATAAGAAATCTTTTTGAAAGAACAGCTGATATTGGTTTTCTTGCAACTGATGATGATATTAGATATTTTATTAAAAACTATGTTTCAAAGTATAATGATGATAGCAAAGGTTTAAAAGATAAAATAAAAAATAGATTTCAAGAATATGTTGATAAGTATTCTGTTTATTTTGACATTGTCCTAGCAGATAGAAATGGAAGAATTTTAGCTAGGTTAGATGAAAATACTTCTGGTGATTTTATTGATAAAAAATTTATTGATAAAGTTGTTAATACTAGTGATGAGTATGTAGAAACTTATCAGTCCCATGACTTTTTACCAAAATTAAATAGGTCATTAGTATATTCTTATAAAGTTACAGAAAACAATGACCCAAACTCTACGACAATGGGTGTTTTATGTTTATGTTTTAAATTTATTGATGAGATGAGAGGTGTCTTTGATAATCTAATTGACCCTTCAAATAAAGAGTGTCTAGTTTTATTAGATGAAAATGGTTATGTTATAGCTTCAAGTGATAGAAATCATATCCCATGGGATGTAAAAGTACCTATTGTAAAAGATGAAACTTATAAAATTATAACTTTTCAAGGTAGAGATTATATAGCAAAAAGTTGTGAAACCAAAGGATATCAAGGTTTTATGGGTTTAAATTGGTATGGTCATATAATGATTCCTTTAGAATATGCTTTTTTAAGTGATGTATTAAATGACGTAAATTATGATAAAAAAGTTATTGATTCAATGATGGAAAATGAAAACCATTTCTCAAAAGATTTAAAAGAGGTATTTAATAAAAGTAAAACTATTCAAGATAATCTAAGTCGTGTAATTTGGAATGGTAATATTGCTCAAAGTAAATTAAACTCTTCAAATAGAGGATTCTCTAAATCACTTTTAAATGAGATTGGAATAACTGGTACAAAGGCAAATTCCTCTTTAAATAATTTAAATAAAACTATTATAAGTTCAATTTTAAAAGATAGTGAGTTTCTATCATCTTTGGCTATTGATATTATGGATAGAAATCTTTATGAAAGAGCAAATGATTGTAGATGGTGGGCTTTAACATCATCTTTTAGAGAGATGTTTGATGAGCCTTCTTCTTTAGCTTATAATGAAAAAGAAATCTCTTCAATTTTAAAATATATCAATGACTTATATACAGTATACACAAATTTAATAGTATTTGATAAAGATGGGAAGATTATAGCTGTATCAAATGATAATGAAAAACATCTTGTTGGGAAAGTACTGTCTCAAAATTGGGTTGGTGATACTTTTAAATTACAAGATACACAAGAGTATTGTGTTTCAAAATTTGAAAAAACAAATCTATACAATAATGAGTCAACCTATGTTTATTGTGCTGCAATTAGGTCATCTAAGGATGATTCAATAATAAATGGTGGAATAGCCATTGTATTTGATTCAAAACCACAATTTAAAGCAATGCTTGAAGATTGTTTGCCTACAAAAAACGATGGAGTTTATGCCTTTTTTACAAATAGAGATAAAACAATTATCTCAACAACAAGTGAAAAATATGAAGTTGGTTCAAGACTTGAAATTGAAGATAAATTTTTTGAACTTAAAAATGGTGAAAAACTAAGTGAAATTATAGAAAGAAATGGTAAATACTATGCTATTGGAGTTAGATGCTCAAGTGGTTATAGGGAATATAAAAGTAGTAATGATAAATATAAAAACGATGTTTTATCTTTTGTTTTTATTTATATAGGTGAGAAGAAAGACAAATTAATTTACAAAGAAAGCAGTACAGAGAAGTTTTTAAATAAAAACACAAATAAAAAGTTTGATGAAAACAGTGTAGAACTTGCAACATTTTATTTAGGAAATAAATTTTTAGCAGTTGAAGCATCAAATGTAATTGAATCTGTAGGAATTGAACAATTACAAGAATCAATAGAAATGGACAAGAAAAACCACTTTAAAGGGATGGTTTTACACAAAGAAAGATTAATCTCAGTACTTGATATAAGAGATTTTTTAAATGAAGAGATAAAAGACAATGAAGTAGATAATATTATTCTTTTTGAGTACGATAAAGATAATAAAGGACATTGTGTTGGAATTTTAGTTTCTTCCCTTGAAAGTATTTCAGTTGTTCAAAGATCTTCAATACAAAATATTGAAAGTCACTTTTTAGGTTCAGGAACATTAATAAAAAGTTTAGTTGATATAAATGATTTTGGAGAATCACAAGTTGCGATGTTACTTGATATTAAAAAGATTGATGAAAATTTAACTGAAAATTTATAA